In one Candidatus Latescibacter sp. genomic region, the following are encoded:
- a CDS encoding SAM-dependent methyltransferase has protein sequence MTDVMNEQGLERTALPSQDRQYLPYLIVLFFGSGCAALIYEIVWFQMLQLVIGLSALSLGVLLGTYMGGMFLGSIALPRLISTKAHPLRVYALLEMGIGIIGIAVLFGMPYIDRLYIEFVGRGFAWILLRSAVCSVCLLPPTLLMGATLPTIARWVEMTPRGVSWLGFFYGGNIAGAVFGCLLAGFFLLRVFDIAIATCVAVFINIAVASAGILLASRTQYRAPVSAPLQEQPVGVHGVKLVYFVIALSGLCALGAEVVWTRLLSLLLGGTVYTFSIILAVFLIGLGIGSSAASFLIRKIDRPRMALGWCQLLLTAAIAFVAYAITHSLPYWPIDPLHSPNPWHTFLFDLLGCLAAILPAAVLWGASFPLALASVPSRGKEPGRLVGEIYAANTFGAIIGALGFSMLVIPHMGTQQAQRLMIILSGLAALGMFAPLLWPAGAHISSVRLSRIPAPRLVTALAVAGLTIVLAWNIPETPWGIAAYGRYLSTWTHRLAPGITWEEDIPTIDGKPDVYCTFFGEGMSESVVVTKRRDGVRNFHAAGKVQASSHADDMRLQRMLGHISALTHDNPRSVLVVACGAGVTAGTFVLYPSIERIVICEIEKLVPAFVAPQFERENYGVVNDPRTEVIIDDGRHFVQTTREKFDIITSDPVDPWIKGSAALYTEEYFAMCREHLNPGGVMAIWIPFYQCSPEAIKSLIATFFRVFPEGIIWSNDTFEGGYDAVLFGKAGPIQIDVDKVQQRLDSPEFLPVVQSLKEVGFQSAVNLFSTFAGYAPKLEKWVQDAQINTDRNLRLQYLAGMGANYFMSGEIFDEILLYYSFPYDIFNGSDLSILELVNAADLKY, from the coding sequence ATGACTGACGTAATGAATGAACAAGGACTCGAACGTACTGCGCTGCCATCGCAAGACCGGCAGTATCTCCCGTATCTGATAGTACTGTTTTTCGGAAGCGGCTGTGCTGCGTTGATATATGAAATCGTCTGGTTCCAGATGCTTCAATTGGTTATCGGCTTGTCCGCGCTGTCGCTTGGGGTGCTCCTGGGAACCTACATGGGCGGCATGTTCCTTGGGAGCATTGCCCTGCCGCGCCTGATCTCTACGAAGGCGCACCCCCTTCGCGTGTACGCCCTGCTTGAGATGGGAATCGGAATTATCGGGATCGCGGTGCTTTTCGGCATGCCGTATATCGACCGGCTGTATATCGAATTCGTTGGCCGCGGGTTCGCATGGATACTGCTGCGCAGCGCGGTCTGCTCGGTGTGTTTGCTGCCCCCGACCCTTCTTATGGGAGCGACGCTTCCGACCATCGCCCGCTGGGTCGAGATGACTCCGCGTGGTGTATCGTGGCTTGGCTTTTTTTACGGCGGAAACATAGCAGGGGCGGTCTTTGGCTGTCTGCTGGCGGGTTTTTTCCTGCTCAGGGTGTTCGATATAGCGATCGCGACCTGTGTGGCTGTTTTCATCAATATAGCCGTGGCCTCGGCTGGTATCCTGCTTGCATCGCGGACGCAGTACAGGGCGCCTGTCTCAGCCCCATTGCAGGAACAACCTGTCGGTGTGCACGGGGTTAAACTGGTATATTTCGTAATTGCGCTCTCGGGACTCTGCGCTTTGGGCGCCGAGGTGGTCTGGACCCGTCTCTTGTCGCTTTTGTTGGGCGGTACGGTATATACATTTTCCATCATCCTGGCGGTGTTCCTGATAGGTCTGGGGATCGGCAGCAGCGCCGCGTCGTTTCTGATACGAAAGATAGACCGTCCGCGTATGGCCCTGGGCTGGTGCCAGTTGCTGCTTACCGCGGCAATAGCTTTCGTTGCATACGCCATCACCCACTCCCTGCCATATTGGCCGATCGACCCTCTACACTCGCCAAACCCCTGGCATACCTTCCTGTTTGACCTGCTGGGGTGTCTTGCGGCCATCCTGCCCGCCGCTGTACTCTGGGGGGCGAGTTTCCCGCTGGCGCTGGCATCGGTCCCTTCACGCGGAAAGGAGCCGGGGCGGCTGGTCGGTGAGATTTACGCCGCCAATACGTTCGGCGCGATCATCGGGGCTCTTGGATTCAGCATGCTGGTCATCCCCCATATGGGAACCCAGCAGGCCCAACGGCTGATGATTATACTGTCCGGTTTGGCGGCGCTTGGTATGTTCGCTCCGCTGCTTTGGCCGGCCGGCGCGCATATATCGTCCGTCCGGCTGTCCAGGATACCGGCGCCCCGTCTCGTCACAGCGCTCGCCGTGGCAGGGCTGACAATCGTTCTCGCCTGGAATATCCCGGAAACTCCCTGGGGGATAGCTGCTTACGGCCGCTATCTCTCGACCTGGACCCACCGGCTGGCCCCGGGAATCACCTGGGAAGAGGACATTCCGACTATTGACGGCAAACCGGATGTATATTGCACTTTTTTCGGAGAAGGTATGAGCGAATCGGTGGTGGTGACCAAGAGGAGAGATGGCGTGCGCAACTTCCACGCCGCAGGAAAGGTGCAGGCCTCGAGTCATGCGGATGACATGCGCCTGCAGCGCATGCTGGGGCATATTTCGGCGCTCACACATGATAACCCCCGATCCGTCCTGGTTGTAGCGTGCGGCGCCGGGGTCACCGCTGGAACGTTCGTCCTCTATCCGAGCATCGAACGCATCGTTATCTGCGAAATCGAAAAGCTGGTCCCGGCATTCGTGGCGCCGCAGTTCGAAAGGGAGAACTATGGTGTGGTGAATGATCCGCGCACCGAAGTAATTATTGACGATGGCCGTCATTTTGTACAGACGACCCGCGAAAAATTCGACATCATCACCTCCGACCCCGTTGATCCGTGGATCAAAGGCAGCGCCGCTCTCTACACGGAAGAGTACTTCGCAATGTGCCGTGAGCACCTCAATCCGGGCGGAGTGATGGCGATCTGGATTCCGTTCTATCAGTGTTCCCCGGAGGCCATAAAAAGCCTGATAGCCACTTTTTTCAGGGTATTCCCGGAGGGGATAATCTGGAGCAACGATACCTTTGAGGGGGGATACGACGCTGTCCTGTTTGGTAAGGCGGGGCCGATACAGATCGATGTGGATAAAGTGCAGCAGCGGCTGGACAGCCCGGAATTCCTTCCGGTAGTGCAGTCGCTCAAAGAAGTGGGATTTCAATCTGCTGTCAATCTGTTCAGCACATTCGCCGGGTACGCTCCCAAACTGGAGAAATGGGTGCAGGACGCACAGATTAACACCGACCGGAACCTGCGGCTTCAGTACCTTGCAGGGATGGGCGCGAACTATTTCATGAGCGGGGAGATATTCGATGAAATACTCTTGTATTACTCGTTTCCCTATGATATATTCAACGGCTCAGACCTGAGCATTCTTGAACTGGTGAATGCAGCCGATTTAAAATATTGA
- a CDS encoding uroporphyrinogen decarboxylase family protein yields the protein MHTDKEWIRTVLSHRKPAAIPYYFDFTPPARAMVESYYGSPAEDVLRFPIRMRSCTTIKPLYADPEVFGDRAKDEWGVIWATSKLDRGAPIGPCLSEANLSSYTFPDYRAQHRFKDIGDWCEQNKEHFTIIWAGRLWERATFIRGMENILMDLVLNPAFVEELLQGIADYTIGTMKILFERFAFDGIALSDDYGMQKSLLMSPSDWRRFIKPHLAKIYDFAKTHGRIVFHHSDGNIHEIIGDLVDLGCDILHPIQSEVMDVFALKREFGRDISFCGGVRTQDLLPRGRPEEVRDEVRKLKRELGRGGGYIFSNGITIQADVPLENLIAMIDEARRIEY from the coding sequence ATGCATACTGACAAAGAGTGGATAAGGACAGTATTGTCTCATCGGAAACCGGCGGCAATTCCCTATTATTTTGATTTTACCCCACCCGCCCGTGCGATGGTGGAAAGCTATTACGGGAGTCCGGCGGAAGACGTTTTAAGGTTTCCGATAAGAATGCGGAGTTGTACAACGATTAAACCGCTGTATGCGGACCCCGAAGTCTTTGGCGACCGTGCGAAAGATGAATGGGGCGTGATTTGGGCTACCAGTAAACTGGATCGGGGGGCACCCATTGGTCCTTGTCTCAGCGAGGCGAACCTTTCTTCTTATACCTTTCCGGACTATCGCGCCCAACACCGCTTCAAAGATATCGGGGATTGGTGTGAGCAAAACAAGGAACATTTTACCATTATCTGGGCGGGAAGGCTCTGGGAGAGGGCAACATTTATACGCGGCATGGAAAATATTCTCATGGACCTGGTTCTTAATCCTGCGTTCGTTGAGGAGCTTCTCCAGGGTATCGCAGATTATACTATCGGAACGATGAAAATTCTCTTTGAAAGGTTCGCATTCGACGGTATAGCCTTAAGCGACGATTATGGAATGCAAAAGTCGCTGCTGATGTCTCCTTCAGACTGGAGAAGATTTATTAAGCCGCACCTGGCAAAGATATACGATTTTGCCAAGACTCACGGCCGGATAGTTTTCCACCACTCGGATGGCAATATCCATGAAATAATCGGAGACCTGGTTGACCTGGGCTGTGATATATTGCATCCCATTCAATCCGAGGTAATGGATGTTTTCGCGCTGAAAAGGGAGTTTGGCCGGGATATTTCTTTTTGCGGAGGCGTCCGCACCCAGGACCTTCTTCCTCGAGGGAGACCCGAAGAGGTTCGGGATGAAGTCAGAAAGCTGAAACGTGAGCTGGGCAGAGGAGGCGGCTACATTTTCAGCAACGGGATCACCATTCAGGCCGATGTGCCTTTGGAAAATTTGATTGCCATGATTGATGAGGCGCGCAGGATTGAATATTAA
- the pstS gene encoding phosphate ABC transporter substrate-binding protein PstS: protein MNISSIKSFVLLFVLSCFVFFSPQTPDACAQKLNGAGATFPYPLYSQWAFRYNQITRLEINYQSIGSGGGIQQIKARTVDFGASDAPLTKEELDKSGLIQFPMVIGGVVPVVNLPGIKPGQLKLSPETLSGIYLGRIKMWNDPSIRAINPGLALPNRAIAVVHRADGSGTTWIFTNYLDKVSPEWKSKVGTDKAVSWPVGVAGKGNEGVAAYVQRIVGSIGYVEYAYALVNKMNHTLLLNSAGDFAAPAIESFQAAAANADWKNAPGFYMVLTNQSGKDSWPITGASFILLYKEQKNAAPAKALLGFFDWCFRHGESEARKLNYVPLPPALFNLVEEQWAKEIRSVGQQVWK, encoded by the coding sequence ATGAACATTTCTTCCATAAAATCCTTTGTCTTGCTCTTTGTTCTTTCGTGCTTTGTCTTTTTTTCCCCGCAGACGCCTGATGCCTGCGCCCAGAAACTCAACGGTGCCGGAGCAACGTTCCCTTATCCCTTGTATTCGCAGTGGGCATTCCGATACAATCAGATTACCCGCCTGGAGATCAACTACCAGTCCATCGGCTCCGGCGGCGGTATCCAGCAGATCAAGGCCAGGACAGTGGATTTCGGAGCATCGGACGCCCCGCTTACCAAAGAAGAGCTGGATAAGTCAGGACTCATACAGTTTCCCATGGTTATCGGCGGGGTGGTTCCCGTAGTCAATCTTCCGGGGATCAAACCGGGGCAGTTGAAACTCTCTCCCGAAACACTGTCCGGAATCTATCTAGGCAGGATAAAGATGTGGAATGACCCTTCCATCCGTGCAATAAATCCCGGTCTCGCTCTTCCAAACCGGGCCATTGCTGTAGTCCACCGTGCGGACGGTTCCGGAACAACCTGGATATTCACGAATTATCTCGACAAGGTGTCCCCGGAGTGGAAGAGCAAAGTGGGGACCGATAAGGCGGTTTCCTGGCCGGTCGGGGTTGCGGGAAAGGGAAATGAAGGAGTCGCCGCGTATGTTCAGCGGATCGTCGGCTCTATAGGGTATGTCGAATACGCCTATGCGCTGGTGAACAAGATGAATCACACCCTTCTTTTGAACAGCGCCGGTGATTTCGCAGCGCCTGCCATTGAAAGTTTCCAGGCGGCCGCTGCTAACGCGGACTGGAAGAACGCCCCCGGATTTTATATGGTGCTCACCAACCAGTCAGGGAAAGACAGTTGGCCGATCACGGGCGCTTCTTTCATTCTCCTGTACAAAGAGCAGAAGAACGCTGCGCCAGCGAAAGCCCTGCTCGGCTTCTTCGACTGGTGTTTCAGGCATGGCGAGAGCGAAGCCCGTAAGCTTAACTATGTTCCCCTGCCTCCGGCGCTCTTCAATCTGGTGGAGGAACAGTGGGCGAAAGAGATCCGGTCCGTCGGCCAGCAGGTTTGGAAATAA
- the pstC gene encoding phosphate ABC transporter permease subunit PstC — MELNKAHRYNRTLDYLFKGTAAFFALLIFAIMIGILLQLTENSLPAIKKFGFPFLISQEWNPVSGKFGAASSMYGTLVSTVIAMVLAVPLSLVIALFLVELAPPLISRLVGNAIELLAAIPSIIYGMWGLFVFAPFMEKHIQIPLQEHFGFIPLFRGPPMGIGMLSAGIILALMVLPFICAVMRDVFRMVPSVVKEAAYGMGSTTWEVTRKVTVSYGIQGLLGATFLGLGRAIGETMAVTFVIGNSHSISPSLFEAGNTIASTLANEFTEADDPIYLSALVALGLALYLITFIIQIIAHYWLKRIRRSMGGGL, encoded by the coding sequence ATGGAATTAAACAAAGCACATCGGTATAACCGAACCCTGGATTATTTGTTCAAGGGAACCGCCGCATTCTTTGCACTGTTGATTTTCGCAATCATGATCGGCATTCTTCTCCAGCTCACGGAAAACTCTCTCCCCGCCATTAAAAAATTCGGTTTTCCCTTTCTGATTTCCCAGGAATGGAATCCGGTCAGCGGAAAATTCGGAGCGGCAAGCAGCATGTACGGTACCCTGGTTTCGACTGTCATAGCGATGGTTCTGGCAGTGCCGCTGAGTCTGGTCATCGCTCTCTTTCTCGTGGAGCTGGCCCCGCCTCTGATCAGCCGCCTGGTGGGAAACGCCATCGAGCTTCTGGCCGCCATTCCCAGCATCATCTATGGGATGTGGGGGCTGTTCGTGTTTGCCCCTTTCATGGAGAAACACATCCAGATTCCCCTGCAGGAGCATTTTGGATTCATCCCTCTTTTCCGGGGGCCTCCCATGGGCATAGGAATGTTATCCGCGGGGATCATTCTCGCCCTTATGGTGCTTCCTTTCATCTGCGCGGTCATGCGCGATGTATTCAGGATGGTTCCTTCGGTGGTGAAAGAAGCCGCATACGGGATGGGTTCGACTACCTGGGAGGTCACCCGCAAGGTAACCGTCAGTTACGGGATCCAGGGACTTTTGGGCGCTACTTTTCTCGGCCTGGGGCGCGCCATCGGGGAAACCATGGCGGTGACTTTTGTGATCGGCAACAGCCATTCGATCTCCCCTTCCCTCTTCGAGGCAGGAAATACCATCGCCTCCACCCTGGCTAATGAATTCACAGAAGCAGACGATCCCATCTATCTGAGTGCTCTTGTAGCGCTGGGCCTGGCGCTCTACCTTATCACTTTCATCATCCAGATTATCGCGCATTACTGGCTGAAACGCATCCGCCGGAGCATGGGAGGCGGTTTATGA
- the pstA gene encoding phosphate ABC transporter permease PstA, producing MTMKTSRNRKILDLFMKIVSGLASLIGIIFLAWILFEVVRKGAGALHVSFFTQLTSPAGVAGGVANAILGTFLITILAAALGVPTGLFAGVYLSEFGRYTRLGSLVRFSINVMMGVPSIIVGLFVYTILVLPFGHFSGYAGAVALAIIMMPVASRTTEDMLNLVPNALRESALALGAPRWRTTLGIVFRAAKTGLITGVLLAVARVSGETAPLLFTSMSSQYWPRSLNEPTANLTITIYNYAMSPYADWQEKAWGASLLIMTGVLILTIVARILVKEAKR from the coding sequence ATGACCATGAAAACTTCCCGCAACCGTAAAATACTTGACCTTTTTATGAAAATCGTTTCCGGCCTGGCCTCACTGATCGGCATCATATTCCTGGCCTGGATTCTGTTTGAAGTTGTACGGAAAGGCGCTGGCGCGCTGCATGTATCCTTCTTCACCCAGTTGACTTCTCCCGCCGGAGTGGCGGGAGGAGTGGCCAATGCGATTTTAGGAACATTTCTGATTACCATCCTGGCTGCTGCCCTGGGGGTCCCGACCGGACTTTTTGCCGGAGTTTACCTTTCAGAATTCGGAAGATACACCCGTTTGGGTTCGCTGGTGCGTTTTTCGATCAATGTGATGATGGGGGTGCCATCCATCATTGTGGGATTGTTTGTCTATACGATCCTCGTTCTGCCGTTCGGACATTTTTCGGGGTATGCGGGAGCGGTCGCCCTGGCCATCATCATGATGCCTGTGGCGTCCCGTACCACCGAGGATATGCTGAACCTCGTCCCCAATGCCTTGCGGGAGTCCGCTCTGGCTCTGGGCGCCCCAAGGTGGCGCACCACCCTTGGTATCGTTTTCCGGGCTGCGAAAACGGGACTGATCACCGGGGTTCTCCTGGCTGTGGCACGGGTCAGCGGGGAAACAGCGCCCCTTTTGTTTACCTCCATGAGCAGCCAGTACTGGCCCAGGAGCCTGAACGAACCGACCGCCAATCTGACGATAACCATTTACAATTATGCAATGTCGCCCTATGCCGACTGGCAGGAGAAAGCCTGGGGGGCTTCGCTTCTCATCATGACAGGGGTATTGATTTTGACAATTGTGGCTCGTATTCTTGTGAAGGAGGCAAAGAGATGA